In Microvenator marinus, one genomic interval encodes:
- a CDS encoding calcium-binding EGF-like domain-containing protein, with product MRLFIWLILLVFSGCSFEPLGGVLCDSEGQRDGARICKDGVWTPVDPTTPIEDAGDDFSLDQDGPDLGFDQGDSSEGDMPESDMADLPDMVAPNDMSDMEDMTDMEDMPDSCVPFSPQTLCQSQGLNCGDTQLVNNCGDTVPVNCGDCAAPLECGAGGTPNVCACVGASDTELCDEAAAECGSITVLDDTCGETRQVNCGDCAGLETCGGGGTPNSCGCTEEPADFCQRLGKNCGNVTDFDACGIIRTYDCGVCLGQESCGAETPNVCACDAEIICEASGAQCGTVSATGCSNFNTVNCGSCTGGTCNNQQCLCPSGFEASGGECQDIDECTLGTNTCDANAICTNTPGSFECACAPGFAGDGINCERVFPTVIGTWDGVSNDEQVRVENVGSNTSGDAYFVVISLDTLTRTVDTVDGLGLTWTRIIEQCNGTSNERLEVWSGRGNTMGGDIDIELSGDPFGVAASVVQVANVATLAGQASSSSANGGCAFGVPGNSYSWTYTPQSASSLLLAATTTRGGDHGPGTGWTEIQEVGTQNTRHGIMTQENISTADVTVSGTLSQWRNWASMVLELRGP from the coding sequence ATGCGATTGTTTATTTGGCTGATTTTGCTGGTTTTTAGCGGATGTTCGTTTGAGCCGCTTGGAGGCGTGTTGTGCGATTCCGAGGGCCAGCGCGATGGCGCGCGCATCTGCAAAGACGGCGTGTGGACGCCGGTAGACCCCACCACACCCATAGAGGATGCGGGGGATGACTTTTCCCTCGACCAAGATGGTCCAGACCTTGGTTTTGACCAGGGAGATTCGTCAGAAGGCGATATGCCCGAATCGGATATGGCCGATTTGCCAGATATGGTCGCGCCAAACGATATGTCGGACATGGAAGACATGACGGACATGGAGGATATGCCGGATAGCTGTGTTCCGTTCTCGCCCCAGACCCTTTGCCAGTCGCAGGGCCTCAATTGCGGAGACACTCAACTCGTCAACAACTGTGGCGACACGGTTCCGGTGAATTGCGGGGATTGTGCCGCTCCACTCGAGTGTGGAGCTGGCGGAACCCCAAATGTGTGCGCCTGTGTAGGGGCCAGCGACACCGAGCTCTGTGACGAAGCAGCGGCCGAATGTGGCTCGATTACGGTGCTCGACGATACTTGCGGAGAAACCCGTCAGGTCAATTGTGGAGATTGCGCTGGCCTTGAGACGTGCGGCGGAGGCGGGACCCCGAACTCGTGTGGCTGCACGGAAGAACCCGCAGACTTTTGCCAGCGGCTAGGTAAGAATTGCGGCAACGTCACCGATTTTGACGCATGTGGCATCATCAGAACTTACGATTGTGGCGTGTGCCTCGGCCAAGAGTCGTGCGGTGCTGAAACGCCAAATGTCTGTGCTTGCGATGCCGAAATCATCTGTGAGGCCTCCGGGGCTCAATGCGGGACTGTGAGCGCCACCGGGTGTTCCAACTTCAACACGGTCAATTGTGGCTCCTGCACAGGCGGCACCTGTAACAACCAACAATGCCTTTGTCCTTCGGGATTCGAGGCGAGCGGGGGAGAGTGTCAGGATATCGATGAATGTACGCTGGGAACGAACACATGCGACGCCAACGCGATCTGCACCAACACGCCGGGTTCGTTTGAATGCGCATGTGCGCCAGGTTTTGCGGGCGACGGCATCAATTGCGAGCGGGTCTTCCCGACCGTGATAGGCACCTGGGACGGCGTCTCAAATGATGAGCAGGTGAGGGTAGAAAATGTGGGCTCCAATACCTCGGGCGACGCATATTTTGTGGTGATCTCATTGGACACATTGACCCGAACCGTAGACACAGTGGACGGACTTGGTCTGACCTGGACGCGAATCATCGAGCAGTGCAATGGAACCTCGAATGAGCGCCTCGAAGTCTGGAGCGGGCGTGGAAACACGATGGGAGGCGATATCGATATCGAGCTCTCTGGGGATCCGTTTGGCGTTGCCGCGTCTGTGGTTCAAGTCGCTAACGTGGCCACTCTTGCGGGGCAGGCCTCGTCGAGCAGCGCGAATGGAGGGTGTGCCTTCGGTGTGCCAGGGAACTCCTATTCATGGACATACACACCGCAGAGCGCGTCCTCGCTGCTTCTGGCCGCCACAACAACGCGTGGCGGAGACCACGGACCCGGTACCGGATGGACTGAGATTCAAGAGGTCGGAACTCAAAACACCAGGCACGGCATCATGACGCAAGAGAACATCTCCACAGCCGATGTCACCGTGAGCGGAACTCTCTCGCAGTGGCGCAATTGGGCGTCGATGGTGCTCGAGCTTCGAGGGCCTTAG
- a CDS encoding calcium-binding EGF-like domain-containing protein: MKRVLYLLATITLGACSFDTPAGITCDSEGEVVNGRICQDGLWIRTDEPDMATDGDVTTDQDVPDQEIPDQGQPDQSEDMPDLCVPETQEELCGRLEFNCGETTAENNCGETVPIDCGTCDDPLVCGINSPNVCGCSGTDEAALCATAGAECGMIEVMDPNCGVMRMISCGPCEDPESCGAAGQNNQCACVSESQEEFCTRLGAACGSVTAMDNCNIQRTYNCGDCTDPTTCGGGGTPNQCGCSEATICDELGYECGTRDISLLCPNLTNDVACGSCGANGNCDAGNLCVCDTGYTFQNDSCQDINECSTNNGGCDANATCANTDGSFMCSCNAGFTGDGFTCNPTAPTITQTVEGSSALNDSVTTGSMTNNSDPALFLAFISIATDSREVTGVQGLGLTWSQVGEICSRHDQQTLALWSARGVAQTGTVTANLSDDPFASTITVVRVDGGDQTPGSAGVILRNQNGTNCGGGNNPESTYSFDVTSPDANALAVSVTSSLGVSHTPGSGWTAHSDVTSFSSRSSAQAVMTRTTDASGTTTVSGSFGRSTLWANITVLVPRP; this comes from the coding sequence ATGAAGCGTGTTTTATACCTCTTGGCCACCATTACCCTCGGTGCGTGTTCATTTGATACCCCTGCCGGGATCACCTGTGACTCTGAGGGTGAGGTCGTCAATGGCCGAATTTGTCAGGACGGACTTTGGATTCGAACGGATGAGCCGGACATGGCTACCGACGGCGATGTCACGACTGACCAAGATGTCCCCGACCAAGAGATTCCAGATCAAGGGCAACCAGACCAGTCCGAGGATATGCCGGATTTGTGTGTTCCGGAGACCCAAGAGGAGCTTTGCGGGCGCCTGGAGTTCAATTGTGGCGAAACCACGGCCGAGAACAACTGTGGAGAGACGGTACCCATCGACTGTGGAACCTGCGATGACCCGTTGGTCTGCGGTATCAACTCGCCCAACGTTTGCGGGTGTTCGGGCACCGACGAGGCAGCACTTTGTGCTACGGCAGGCGCCGAATGCGGAATGATCGAGGTGATGGACCCGAATTGCGGCGTCATGCGCATGATTAGCTGTGGACCTTGCGAAGACCCAGAGTCCTGCGGTGCGGCAGGGCAGAACAACCAATGTGCGTGTGTCTCCGAATCGCAAGAGGAGTTCTGTACACGGCTCGGGGCAGCGTGCGGGTCCGTGACCGCGATGGATAACTGCAACATCCAGCGAACCTACAATTGTGGCGACTGCACTGACCCTACAACGTGTGGCGGTGGTGGAACTCCAAATCAGTGTGGTTGTAGCGAAGCCACGATTTGTGACGAACTCGGCTACGAATGTGGAACTCGTGATATCTCGCTTCTTTGTCCAAATCTGACCAATGACGTCGCCTGTGGGTCATGCGGAGCAAATGGCAACTGCGACGCCGGAAACCTTTGCGTCTGCGACACTGGCTACACCTTCCAAAACGATAGCTGCCAAGACATCAACGAGTGCTCGACCAATAATGGCGGGTGTGATGCCAACGCAACCTGCGCCAACACCGACGGCAGCTTTATGTGTTCGTGTAACGCAGGCTTCACCGGAGATGGGTTTACGTGTAACCCTACCGCCCCCACGATCACTCAAACGGTGGAAGGTAGTTCTGCGTTGAACGACTCCGTGACCACGGGGAGTATGACCAACAACTCCGATCCCGCACTCTTCTTGGCATTCATCTCCATTGCGACGGATTCACGCGAGGTCACAGGTGTGCAGGGACTTGGTCTAACATGGTCTCAGGTTGGGGAGATTTGTAGCCGCCATGACCAGCAAACACTCGCCCTTTGGAGTGCACGCGGTGTCGCACAAACGGGCACCGTCACGGCAAATCTAAGCGATGACCCTTTTGCGTCCACGATCACGGTCGTAAGAGTTGACGGAGGAGATCAAACCCCCGGGTCGGCAGGTGTTATTTTGCGGAATCAGAACGGAACAAATTGCGGAGGCGGGAACAATCCTGAATCTACCTATTCCTTTGATGTAACTTCCCCAGATGCAAATGCTTTGGCGGTCTCAGTTACATCATCACTTGGCGTTTCTCACACTCCAGGTAGTGGGTGGACCGCACATTCGGACGTCACATCCTTCAGTTCGCGATCATCTGCACAGGCCGTGATGACTCGCACCACCGATGCCTCCGGTACGACAACCGTTTCCGGTAGTTTTGGACGTTCTACTCTTTGGGCCAACATCACCGTATTGGTTCCCCGCCCTTAG
- a CDS encoding DUF1499 domain-containing protein, whose translation MVKSKVLITVALIVGILITGVLVTATIWPVINDVETGATPEYPDILPQFYNAEPLRVYEESLGAVKSMENWKVVSTDAQTYQIVAERSTRLGFVDDVLIYVEPVTDFATQIRVRSTSRVGRGDFGQNARNIKEFFGAVDERIGALKFDPSKAE comes from the coding sequence ATGGTGAAATCAAAAGTTCTGATAACGGTGGCGTTGATTGTTGGCATTCTGATTACCGGAGTGCTGGTGACAGCCACGATTTGGCCCGTCATCAACGATGTTGAAACCGGCGCCACGCCTGAGTATCCCGACATCCTGCCTCAGTTTTACAACGCGGAGCCTTTGCGCGTTTATGAAGAATCGCTTGGGGCGGTCAAGTCGATGGAGAATTGGAAAGTTGTCTCAACGGACGCCCAGACTTATCAGATTGTCGCGGAACGAAGCACAAGGCTTGGCTTCGTGGACGATGTCCTGATCTACGTGGAGCCAGTCACTGACTTTGCCACGCAGATTCGTGTGCGGAGCACCTCGCGCGTCGGGCGCGGTGATTTTGGGCAGAACGCACGCAATATCAAAGAGTTTTTCGGGGCCGTTGACGAGCGAATCGGCGCCCTGAAATTCGACCCTTCTAAGGCTGAATAA